Below is a window of Candidatus Effluviviaceae Genus I sp. DNA.
CGCCGCATCCGGAGCTCCCCGCCGTCGGAGGACGAGGTCGCCGCGGCGGTGGCGTACCTCCGTGGGCGTCACGCGCTGGACCGCGAGACCAACGAGTCCCGCGCCTCGCGCCTCGTCGGCATCGAGCGCTACGGGCTCGGGCTCGACTACGAGGACGCCTATCCCACTCTCGTCGGCGCGGTCACTCGGTCGCAGGTGTTCGACGCCGCGAGGCGCGTGGTCGATCCGGGAGACTACTCGCTCGTGGTCGTCGGTCCCAGGCGGTCGCGCGTGCCCTGAGCGGTCGCGCGGGCATCGCGGGGCTTCCGCGAGTCGCGCGACATCGTGTCGCGCGACGCTGTGCGGACATCGCGGAACGCCGCGGCGACCCTCCTGCCGCTTGCCACCCCCTCCGCCCTCAGGGAATCACCCCGGAGCCAGACGAGAACCGCCCCCTCCAGGTCCGTCCTGAGCGCGGCGGCCCCGCACGCTCTCAGGCGCCCGAGCACCCCGGCGTCCGGATGGCCGAACCGGTTTCTCTCTCCCACCGAGACCACGGCGATCCCCGGCGCGGCCCGGTCGAGATACGGTCCGCTCGACGAGGTGGCCGACCCGTGGTGCGCGACCTTGAGCACGTCGGCGGCGAGGGGATCGCCGCGCGCCAACGAGAGCTCCTCGACGCGCCGTCCGGCGTCGCCCGTGAGCAGGGCGCGTGCTCGGCCGACGCGCAGCAGCAGGACCACGGAGGCGTCGTTCTCGTCCTGGCCCCGCGCTGCCGCCTCCCGCGGGGGCCCGAGGACGAACAGCGAGTCCACGCCCGGAAGGCGGAGTGAGTCGCCCCGGGCGACCGAGACGATCCGCGCGCCGGCCGCGCGCGCCCGCGCGGCGGCCCGCGCGAGCGGCGCGCTTCTCTCCCATCCCTCCGGAAGGACCAGCCGTCTGATGCGGACGCCGGCCAGCACCGCCGGCGCGCCCCCGGTGTGATCGTCGTGGCCGTGCGTGAGCACGAGCGCCTCGAGCGTGGTCACCGCCTCCCTCTGCAGATACGGCCTGATGACCGCGCTCCCCGCGTCGTAGCGCATCCACGGCGCGGCGGGCCCCGCATCGACGAGAACGTAGCGCCTGCCGGGAAGCTCGATCAGCGCGGCGTCGCCCTGGCCGACGTCGAAGAACACGATGCGCGCGCGATCGCGCCCGGGTCCCCTCGTTGCAAGGGCGAACGCCAGCGAGGTGGCGACGGCGGCGACGGCCAGGCCGGCGACGCGCGGCCGCCGCCCGCGAAGCAGAAGGCCGAGGGCGACCACGCCGAGCAGAGCGGCCGGCGCGAACCGCGCGGCGACGGGCGCGGTGGACCACGCCCGCTCGCCCGTGAGCCTGGCGGCCCACGAGAGCGCCGTCAGCGACGCCCACGCGCTTCCGGCGAAGAGCGACGCCAGCCAGGGCAGAGCGTCCGCGGCGAGCATGGCGACGCCGCACGCCACCGAGAACGCCGCGAGGGGCACGACGATCAGGTTCGCCGGCGCGGCCGCCACCGCGAACTGGCCCGTCGTAGCGATCAGGACGGGCGCGACGGCGAGCTGGGCCGATGTGGACAGGCGGAGCGCGTCGGCCGCCCACGCCATGCGCGACCCCGGCCCTACCCTCGGCGACGGGATGAGACGCGCGAGCGGGTCGTACAGGAGGACGATGCCGAGCGTGGCTCCGTAGGAGAGCCGGAACCCCGTGTCCATCAGGCTGCCCGGATCCAGCGCGACGATGGCCAGCGCGGCGACCCCCACGGCGTTGAGCGCGCTTCGCGCGCGCCCGAGCGCTCCCGATGCCACGACGACGGACGCCATGGTGGTCGCGCGAAGCACGGACGGC
It encodes the following:
- a CDS encoding DNA internalization-related competence protein ComEC/Rec2, with the protein product MLIDACLVASLAVAGTIAYDAHHRLAARGDARFLPRDTPLALTARVVETRPSPDGPGRAVVAPLRASVGDGATLAVSGLVWVSWPDAHALPLRGDVVELSGRLGTPRGRRNPGDFDFASYLKHRRILSVMRCDGARVERRAAGLGRAQGWIVDAVRRRLPADSAALMVGLLLGRTGELPGDLMEAFRRSGTVHILSVSGLHVGFILLMTHALLRSARVPPAVARLLSVPFLLAFAALIGPRPSVLRATTMASVVVASGALGRARSALNAVGVAALAIVALDPGSLMDTGFRLSYGATLGIVLLYDPLARLIPSPRVGPGSRMAWAADALRLSTSAQLAVAPVLIATTGQFAVAAAPANLIVVPLAAFSVACGVAMLAADALPWLASLFAGSAWASLTALSWAARLTGERAWSTAPVAARFAPAALLGVVALGLLLRGRRPRVAGLAVAAVATSLAFALATRGPGRDRARIVFFDVGQGDAALIELPGRRYVLVDAGPAAPWMRYDAGSAVIRPYLQREAVTTLEALVLTHGHDDHTGGAPAVLAGVRIRRLVLPEGWERSAPLARAAARARAAGARIVSVARGDSLRLPGVDSLFVLGPPREAAARGQDENDASVVLLLRVGRARALLTGDAGRRVEELSLARGDPLAADVLKVAHHGSATSSSGPYLDRAAPGIAVVSVGERNRFGHPDAGVLGRLRACGAAALRTDLEGAVLVWLRGDSLRAEGVASGRRVAAAFRDVRTASRDTMSRDSRKPRDARATAQGTRDRLGPTTTSE